ACTCCGTTGTTCGCCCGCATCTTTAACGAGACCCCGACTCCCGACAAGCTCGCGGAGATGCTGACCAGCCCGACCGAGACGTTCCGGGGTGCGCTGGACGAGTTGTACCGGCACAGCGGGCTGCGCGACTCGGAGAAATTCGAACAGCACCCGCCCACCGGGTCCGCCTGGACGTCGGCTCTGGCCGTGGTCGCCTGGTGGATGCTCGTCAAGCTCCGGCCGTCACTCCCTGTCCCGCCCGAGACCGAAACGGGCGGCGACTTCTGGGGCGAACTCGACTCCATGCACGTCCCTGCCCTCCTGGCCAGCGGGGTCGGCATCCTCAAGGACCGGCAACTCCGCGACCTGCTCCTGAGCCGGACGATCCTGCGGCCCGTCACCACCGCGAAGGGGATGGACGAGTACGTGGTATATCACAAGGAGTTTGAGGACTTCTTGCGGGCGTGGTACCTGGCCGCGTGCATCGGAGTGGGGCAGTTCGGCGACCTCGCCAGCCGCGCTCTGAACACCCAGATCTTCACCGTCGCGGGGGAGTTGCTCCAGACACGCGGGGTCGTCATCGACCAGACGCTCGTCCGGCAGATCGTGAAGGAGTCGCGAGACCGGAACCACTGGTTCGTGTTCGGGAACGTCGGGGCGGTGATCGGGAACTCGTTCCTGGCGCTCCAGCCCACAGCCGTCCCCGAGTTGCTGGAAGTGCTGCTGCCGCCGGCACACGCAGGCGGGCACCCGGTGTCCGAGATCGACCCAACCGTGCGGATCATCATGCTCGCGAACTGGGCGAGGCGGGCGCTAAGGTGCGCCGACCCCAAAACGGCCAACAAAGACCTCGGTGCCAAGATTTTGCTGAACGGCCTGACCGCGGACGCCCCTGGCGGGCTGGCCGGTTACGCCGCCTCCGAAGCGTTCGACCCGCTGACCCGTAGTGTCGCCGCCTCCTACTTGAGGGAGTTCGCTGACCGGTGCGGGACAGCACTACCGAAGCCCCCACCGGGGAGTGGGTTTCTAGACGGCACCAGCGCGGTGGTCAAGAAGTGCGCGGCATTTCTCGACCCGAAGCAGGGCGACAAGCGGCTCACCCCGGAACAATACCAGACGCTCGAACAGGGGTGGTGCCGGGTGGTGCTGAGCATTCGTATGGAGGACGACCGGGTGATCGACGGGGACCGGGCAGTCATGGCCGTCCACTACTTGTTTGCCCTCGCCGCGGTGGTCCGCGCCAATGGCTCCCAGGACGCGGACACGCCCCGCGTCGTTCGGGAAGCCCTGGCCACCGCATCCCCGGTCGCCGCGCTGATGGCGATCCGGAAGAAGGCTCGATCGGATGACGAACTGGCCCGTATCTTCGACGAGGCGCGGAAGGTGTAACAGACGCTGACAAAACCCTTGTTTTTTAGATGACGCCGTCGTGGAGGATGCGGAAGCAAACGACACTGGCGGCCAGTGTTGTGAAGGCGTCCCGAATAACCCCGAGCCGGTCGTATCGGACGCGCATCCGCCTCAGCCCCTTGACCCAACTGATGGTGCGCTCGACCACCCAGCGAACCTTGCCCAGCCCGCTCCCGTGGGGCGTGTTCCGCTTGGCGATCCGCGGTTCGATCCCGAGCCACCGCAACAACAACCGGGTGGATTCGCTGTCGTACCCCCGGTCCGCGTACAGCACGTCGGGCAGATCCTTCGGTCGCCCCGGCTTGCCCCCGACCCGCGGGAAGGCGAGTACCACCAGGGGCAGGATCTGGCGTTGGTCGCTGGCGTTGGCCCCGGCCGTGCGGATCGCCAACGGGACGCCTTGGCGGCTGACCAAGAGGGTGTGCTTGGTCCCGAGTTTCCGGCGGTCCACGGGGCTGGGGCCGGTGTCCTCACCACCGCCGAAGGCTCGCACGTACACCCCGTCGACGATCACCACGTCGGTATCCATCTTGTCGGCCCGGCGGAGCAATCGGAGCAGATCGGCATGGAGCCGATCCCAGATCCCGCACTCCTCCCAGGCCCGGAGCCGACGGTGGGCGGTGCGCCCCGAGCACCCGAGTTCCTGGGGGACATCCTCCCAGCGATTGCCGGTCGCCAGCACGAACCAGATGACGCGAACCGCCACCTTGTTCCCGACCCTCGGGCGCCCGCCGGAGGGGCCAACCGGTTGCTCGGGTGGCAGGTGGTGGACAATCAACTCAAAGAACTCGTCGGGCATCTGAGCGGTTGCCATGACTGTAGCCTCCAACTGCGGGCTACACACCTATGGCGCAAACCTCATGCCAGGGTTTTGTCAGCGTCTGTAAGGTCCTGCGTGTGAGGCCGGGTCACCCACCGGACCTCGCGGCGGGTGCGTCCCCGGCGGTCGCCCGGTGGAGTTGGTCGGCCGGGAACTCGCGGACATCCCATACCAAGCGGAACCACGACAGGACACGGAGTACCGCCCACGTCACGTCCGGCTCCCACCACGCCCACCCCTGCCGCGCCGACCCCGGCGAGTGGTGATGGTTATTGTGCCACTCGCCGAGCGACACGACTCCCAGAACCCAGTGGTTCCGACTCTCGTCCGGGGTGGCGAACCGCCGGTACCCGCCCGCGCTGTGGCTGATCGACTGGATCCAGTGGGTCGTGTGTAAAAGTAGGACGGTGCTGACGCAGAACCCCCATACGAACCCGGTCCACCCGAAGAGGGCATACAGGCCAGCCGCGTATGCTGCGACGGCCAGGTTCGTAGACACGCGCGAATTCAGCCACCGCAGTTCCGGGTACTTCGCTAGGTCGGGGACCGCGGACAGGTCGGTGGCTCGGTTCTTTCGGTCGAGGAACCACAGCGAGTGGGCGTAAAGGAACCCGTGGTACCGCGGCGAGTGGAGGTCGTCCGGCGTGTCCGCGTGGCGGTGGTGATTGCGGTGCGTCGCGGCCCACCACAGCGGCCCGTTCTGCATGGTCAGCAGACCGAACAGGCCGAGCAAGAACTGCACCGGCCGCGACGTGTTGTAGCTCCGGTGCGCGAAGTACCGGTGGTACGCCGCGCTCAGCAGGAACATCCGCACGAAGTATGTGGCGGCGCACACCACCACCCCGGTTTCGGGGTCGGGTAAGAAAAAGATCGCCACACACCAGATATGCAAAACTGTATACGATGCAATTCCGACTATGCTGTAACGGCGAGAGTCTTTCACGGTGACTCCAATTTCGTGGGGCGCTCGAACGGAGTGGTCAATTAGATTTGTAGCGATGGGCCGCCATTCGAGCACCGGTGCCCGTACTCTCGACGAGCCTGCTGTTCACGACCCCGACGCCGTACCTGTGCATTGGCGTCCGGTCGCCATCGCCGTCACGATCAACGCGTTCCAGTCGCAGGCGGGATGTAACCGAAGAGCATGCCGCCACGGTTCGATACAGCTCGCCGGCATGCCTCAGGGTATGCTCCGAGTGCCACGGCGCCACACCGCGGGAGCGCAATTGCGCCTCGCCGCGAGCCCCGAGAAGCTCAATTGCAGTTCGCCTCATCTCCGCAAATGCGTGTTTACGACCCGACCGGAGTTTCGTTCCACGATTTCCCCGCGACATGCGCACTCGGCGGGAGACGGAAGGCAACCCGACCGGGAACTCTGAAGCGCACGGATGCCTTCCGTCCACAGCACGCGGACGGGTTTGATCGACCTTGGAGCACTTTTCAGCCCCACGACAAAGCAGTACACCGTCGTTACAAGGCCACGACAGCCCTTCGTCCTCAGTAACTGAATGGCCAAGTCGGGTTGCAACCAACGGCGTGACTCAGAACCCTTGCAGCAACTTGCAGCAACGAGGCGGAAAACCCTGCTCTTGCGGTCAAAGTGTGCGGTCTGTAAACTTCGAATACCCTAAGGGAAACCGCGGTTTTCTGACGATTGCGACGTTCGCGATCCGTGTTTCGGGACCAAGAGGTCGCTGGTTCAACGCTCAACCCTTCACCGAGCAAATCACCTTTTTCTAGCTGGTTTCCCTTCTCGCTGGCAGCAACCGTAAGTCCATTTCGAACGTTTGCACCCGCGAGAGCGGCCCAGTCGTGTTCGTGGTGTGCGAGCTGGCACACGTTATTACCGGGTGAGGACCGACAGCAGCACCCCGCAAGTTCGCGGGGTGTTGCTGTCAACGGTCGCCACTCACTATTTAAACTGGTAGATCGTCGTCTGCTTGTAGGTCTCGCCCGGCTTCAGGACCACGTTCGACTTGTCCTTCCACTCCGGCCGGTTGATCGAGTCCGGGAACTTCTGCGCTTCCATGCAGAACCCGTTGTACTGCTTGTATTCCGCACCGCCCTTACCCTTGTTCGTGCCGTCCAGGAAGTTGCCCGTGTAGAACTGCAGGCCCGGTTCGGTGGAAAGCACTTCCAGCACGCGCCCGCTCTTCGGTTCGACCACGCGGGCCGCCAGTTCGGGGCGCGCGGACGTGCCCTTGTCGAGCACGTAGTTCAGGTCGAATCCGATCGGCTTCCCGCCGGCCTTTTCCAGATCGGCACCGATCGTCTTGGCCTTCGTGAAGTCGAACGCGGTGCCCGCGACCGGGGCGATCTTGCCCGTCGGGATGAGTGTTCCATCGGCCGGGGTGTAGTTCTTCGCGGCGATCGTGGCCTCATGGCCCTTGACGTCGCCACTGTTGTGCCCGGCGAGGTTGAAGTAGCTGTGGTGCGCGAGGTTGCAGACGGTCGTCTTGTTCGTGGTCGCGCGGTAGTCGATCACGAGTTCGTTGTTGTCGGTGAGCGTGTACGTCACCTCAACCGCCAGCGCGCCGGGGTAGCCCTCTTCACCGTCCGGGCTGGTGCGCTTGAACGTCACGCTCGGCCCGGTCGCGGTCAGGCTCGCTTTGCCCTGCCACACCTTCTTGTCGAAGCCCTCTTTGCCCCCGTGCAGGGTGTGCGGGTCACCGTTCGCGAACAGCTTGTATTCCTTACCCTCGAGCGTGAACTTCGCGTTCGCGATGCGGTTCGCGCAGCGCCCGGCGTTCGTGCCGAAGTACGGGTGCCCCTTCAAGTAGCCGTCAAGGTTATCGAACCCGAGCACCACGTCGGCGAACTTGCCGTTCTTGTCCGGAACGTGCAGCTCGGTGATGATCGCGCCGTAGTCGATGCACTTCAGCACCACGTTGTTCTTGTTCGTGAGCGTGTACTGAAAGACGTTCGTCGGCCCCTTCTTGTCGTTGTCCTTCGGGGCGGGGATGGTGCCGTACTTGGTTTCCTCGAACGCCGGCCCGGTGCCGGCCTTGGGTTGGGCGGACGCGCCCGCGGTCAGTACGAGCGTGATACAGAGAGCGAGGAGAGTTCGCATGAGTCCTCCGGAAGCGAAATGGGGTGGGGACATGGTATCCAACCTCAAAGGCCAAGCTAGAGAATGGCCCCAAAGAAGCGCAAAAAGCCCATAATGAAACACTGAACGCTCGCGTCTCCCCATTTGTAGCCCGGTGCGCTTTTTCGTGGCCACTGCTGGCTTTGGAGCTTTCGATGCCGTCCGATGTTCTCGACACGCCCGAATCCGCGTACCAAATCGTCACCACCGGGAGCGGGCCGAAGGGCGCGCTGCCGCTCACGGATGAGCTCCTCCGCCACTCCCCGAGCGGGAACCTGTTCGGGTGGACGCAGAACGTCGGGATGGGCTGGAACCCGGCGCTCCTCGGCGGCAAGGAGTTCACCATTCTCAGCACGCACGGCGGGCTCCGGGCCGAAGACGGCACGCCGATCGCGCTGGGGTTCCACTCCGGGCACTGGGAGGTCGGGTTGCTCGTGAAGGCCGCGGCCGAAGAGTTCGCCCGGCTGCGCTGCATCCCGTTCGCGGGCGCGATCACCGATCCGTGCGACGGGCGCACGCAGGGCACCGCGGGGATGTACGACAGCCTGCCGTACCGCAACGATTCGAGTCAGGTGATGCGCCGGCTCATGCGCTCGCACCCGACACGGGCGGGCGTGATGGGCGTCGCGACGTGTGATAAAGGGCTGCCCGCCATGATGATGGCGCTGGCGTCGCAGCACGATCACCCCACGATTCTGGTACCCGGCGGGGTGATGCTCGCGGGGGAAGCCGACCACGAGGATACGGGGAAAGTGCAGACGATTGGTGCGCGGTACGCCCACGGCGAAATGACCATCGGCGAAGCCGCGGACGCCGGGTGCCACGCCTGTGCGTCGCCCGGCGGCGGGTGCCAGTTCCTCGGCACCGCGGCCACGTCGCAGGTCATCGGCGAAGCACTGGGACTGAGCTTGCCGCACTCGGCGCTCGCCCCGTCGGGGCAACCGATCTGGCTCGATCTGGCCACGCGGTCCGCCCGCGCGCTGTTCAACATGACGAATCGCGGTATTCGCACGCCGCACATTCTCACAGAAGCGGCGTTCAAAAACGCCCTCGCGGTGTTCGCGGCGTTCGGAGGGAGCACCAATCTTCTACTGCACACGCCGGCGATCGCGTTCCATGCGGGGATCAAGCGCCCCACGATCGAAGACTGGACGTTCTACAACCGGAAAGTTCCGCGCCTCGTTGACGCGCTCCCGAACGGCCCGATGAACCACCCCACGATGCGCGTGTTCCTGGCGGGCGGCGTGCCAGAAGTCATGCTCCACCTGCGCGAACTCGGACTGCTCGAACTCGACGCCCTCACCGCGAGTGG
The Gemmata palustris DNA segment above includes these coding regions:
- a CDS encoding YjhG/YagF family D-xylonate dehydratase, which codes for MPSDVLDTPESAYQIVTTGSGPKGALPLTDELLRHSPSGNLFGWTQNVGMGWNPALLGGKEFTILSTHGGLRAEDGTPIALGFHSGHWEVGLLVKAAAEEFARLRCIPFAGAITDPCDGRTQGTAGMYDSLPYRNDSSQVMRRLMRSHPTRAGVMGVATCDKGLPAMMMALASQHDHPTILVPGGVMLAGEADHEDTGKVQTIGARYAHGEMTIGEAADAGCHACASPGGGCQFLGTAATSQVIGEALGLSLPHSALAPSGQPIWLDLATRSARALFNMTNRGIRTPHILTEAAFKNALAVFAAFGGSTNLLLHTPAIAFHAGIKRPTIEDWTFYNRKVPRLVDALPNGPMNHPTMRVFLAGGVPEVMLHLRELGLLELDALTASGETLGSNLDWWAKSERRTRLRELLRTRDKVDPDTVIMSPDAARKRGLTSTVTFPTGNLAPDGCVIKSTAIDPSVVDKDGVYRKLGPAKVFIREKDAIKAIKGEGERKVVPGDVLVLCCRGPMGSGMEETYQVTSALKHLKWGKQVAVITDARFSGVSTGACIGHVSPEALAGGPLGKLRDGDLIQIVIDRNKLEGTIDLVGDATGNHGPLWGIGELQARPPRPDLAPDPALPADTRLWAALQHASGGVWGGCVYDPDMIAAKLAGK
- a CDS encoding aldose epimerase family protein, which produces MRTLLALCITLVLTAGASAQPKAGTGPAFEETKYGTIPAPKDNDKKGPTNVFQYTLTNKNNVVLKCIDYGAIITELHVPDKNGKFADVVLGFDNLDGYLKGHPYFGTNAGRCANRIANAKFTLEGKEYKLFANGDPHTLHGGKEGFDKKVWQGKASLTATGPSVTFKRTSPDGEEGYPGALAVEVTYTLTDNNELVIDYRATTNKTTVCNLAHHSYFNLAGHNSGDVKGHEATIAAKNYTPADGTLIPTGKIAPVAGTAFDFTKAKTIGADLEKAGGKPIGFDLNYVLDKGTSARPELAARVVEPKSGRVLEVLSTEPGLQFYTGNFLDGTNKGKGGAEYKQYNGFCMEAQKFPDSINRPEWKDKSNVVLKPGETYKQTTIYQFK
- a CDS encoding IS5 family transposase, whose amino-acid sequence is MATAQMPDEFFELIVHHLPPEQPVGPSGGRPRVGNKVAVRVIWFVLATGNRWEDVPQELGCSGRTAHRRLRAWEECGIWDRLHADLLRLLRRADKMDTDVVIVDGVYVRAFGGGEDTGPSPVDRRKLGTKHTLLVSRQGVPLAIRTAGANASDQRQILPLVVLAFPRVGGKPGRPKDLPDVLYADRGYDSESTRLLLRWLGIEPRIAKRNTPHGSGLGKVRWVVERTISWVKGLRRMRVRYDRLGVIRDAFTTLAASVVCFRILHDGVI
- a CDS encoding acyl-CoA desaturase: MAIFFLPDPETGVVVCAATYFVRMFLLSAAYHRYFAHRSYNTSRPVQFLLGLFGLLTMQNGPLWWAATHRNHHRHADTPDDLHSPRYHGFLYAHSLWFLDRKNRATDLSAVPDLAKYPELRWLNSRVSTNLAVAAYAAGLYALFGWTGFVWGFCVSTVLLLHTTHWIQSISHSAGGYRRFATPDESRNHWVLGVVSLGEWHNNHHHSPGSARQGWAWWEPDVTWAVLRVLSWFRLVWDVREFPADQLHRATAGDAPAARSGG